Proteins from a single region of Streptomyces spectabilis:
- a CDS encoding protein kinase domain-containing protein encodes MRDSSPRRTGPYETVARLGAGGMGEVFLAVPQDASGAADTSAAPDGPRTPYDPDGLVAVKAIRRDVVGEPAFRARFRREIAVARSVTSPYVARLVDGDADAEQPWLATEYVAGPTLAEAVRRHGPLPVPAVAALGAAMARALAAVHAAGALHRDLKPANVLIGPEGPKLIDFGVARTPGATTMTSTGLLVGTPGFMSPEHVAGGRHVVAASDVFCLASVLVYAAVGRDPFGDGPVAAVLYRVSRAEAELDGVPAELRDALADCLVVDAAARPGPEALAERLTGLAGADGAGFVWPAPVLEAIGEVRRDVEQLCAAGRPLLPLPAPPSVPPGQEPTPTWSPTALNAPAVPGTPAAHELPTMGAAAPAAATVPGARRTRGRRTAFAVVAAVAVAGGATGALLALFGPDSGSGDDGAKGGATRPGASSSGGLPPARLIAAAGVDKDGTDDRSGLVPQHPEQRPKGWKPWRGSFSHAPMNCAADTRAVLCLLTNGTYESLGASDGKRRWTSDGRTGDDVGTGGEAYLSPSGKLFMPGDRLAPVVRGGTSVIAHKGVLQVRDSASGDVRWSARPPQGRYFTRALLGDDLLLVTAEAKPYADGGPQGATLLAYPLRGGAPRWTAPLATEELSGAEQNGMYGAEVVRHGRVYAWSAQGLIALDARTGARGGKAYDGEQCRSVMAVGEQILCAAVVTGSSDFEDATEEAGTRVTRLDARTLATEGAFAFKAPPLPPDGMAPPDIVVSAVGPGNALAYDTAGAKLLVAESKKGRVTREEPLSLTGDGTRRMLSSAPLLIGERALFADNTTLRTVPLTASGEVRALRVPGAPGDRAPKRGSDTGTVIADQPRSPTVLPLGGVATIVYDQGTVVSVRIPS; translated from the coding sequence TTGAGGGACTCGTCCCCACGCAGGACGGGCCCGTACGAGACGGTCGCCCGGCTCGGCGCGGGCGGCATGGGCGAGGTGTTCCTCGCCGTGCCGCAGGACGCGTCCGGGGCCGCGGACACGTCCGCCGCCCCGGACGGCCCCCGCACCCCGTACGACCCGGACGGCCTCGTCGCCGTCAAGGCCATCCGGCGGGACGTGGTGGGCGAGCCCGCCTTCCGGGCCCGCTTCCGGCGGGAGATCGCGGTCGCCCGCTCCGTCACCAGCCCGTACGTCGCCCGGCTCGTCGACGGTGACGCCGACGCCGAACAGCCCTGGCTCGCCACGGAGTACGTCGCCGGGCCCACCCTCGCCGAGGCGGTGCGGCGGCACGGGCCGCTGCCCGTGCCCGCCGTCGCCGCGCTCGGCGCCGCCATGGCCAGGGCGCTCGCCGCCGTGCACGCCGCCGGGGCGCTGCACCGCGACCTGAAGCCCGCCAACGTCCTCATCGGCCCGGAAGGGCCCAAGCTCATCGACTTCGGCGTCGCCCGCACCCCCGGCGCCACCACCATGACCTCCACCGGGCTCCTCGTCGGCACCCCCGGCTTCATGTCGCCCGAGCACGTCGCGGGCGGACGGCACGTGGTGGCCGCGTCCGACGTCTTCTGCCTCGCCTCCGTCCTCGTGTACGCGGCCGTGGGGCGCGACCCCTTCGGCGACGGGCCCGTGGCCGCCGTCCTGTACCGGGTCTCGCGCGCCGAGGCCGAACTCGACGGCGTACCCGCCGAATTGCGGGACGCCCTCGCCGACTGCCTGGTCGTGGACGCGGCGGCGCGGCCCGGGCCCGAGGCGCTCGCCGAGCGTCTCACGGGCCTCGCCGGTGCGGACGGCGCGGGCTTCGTCTGGCCCGCGCCCGTCCTGGAGGCCATCGGCGAGGTGCGGCGCGACGTCGAGCAGCTGTGCGCCGCCGGGCGGCCGCTGCTTCCCCTGCCCGCGCCGCCCTCCGTGCCGCCCGGCCAGGAGCCCACGCCCACCTGGTCGCCCACCGCCCTGAACGCCCCTGCCGTGCCCGGCACTCCGGCCGCCCACGAACTGCCCACCATGGGGGCCGCCGCGCCCGCGGCGGCGACCGTGCCCGGCGCGCGCCGGACGCGCGGGCGCCGCACCGCGTTCGCGGTCGTCGCCGCCGTGGCCGTGGCCGGGGGCGCCACCGGTGCCCTGCTCGCGCTGTTCGGCCCCGACTCCGGCTCCGGCGACGACGGTGCGAAGGGCGGCGCGACCCGGCCCGGCGCCTCCTCGTCCGGCGGCCTGCCGCCCGCCCGCCTTATCGCCGCCGCGGGCGTGGACAAGGACGGTACCGACGACCGCAGTGGCCTCGTCCCGCAACACCCGGAGCAGCGCCCCAAGGGCTGGAAGCCGTGGCGCGGCTCCTTCTCGCACGCGCCCATGAACTGCGCCGCCGACACCCGCGCCGTCCTGTGCCTGCTCACCAACGGCACGTACGAATCCCTCGGCGCGTCCGACGGCAAGCGCCGGTGGACCTCCGACGGGCGCACGGGCGACGACGTGGGCACCGGGGGCGAGGCCTATCTGAGCCCCTCCGGGAAGCTGTTCATGCCCGGCGACCGCCTGGCCCCCGTCGTGCGCGGCGGGACGTCCGTCATCGCCCACAAGGGAGTCCTCCAGGTGCGCGACTCCGCGTCCGGCGACGTGCGCTGGTCCGCGCGCCCGCCGCAGGGCCGGTACTTCACCCGCGCGCTGCTCGGCGACGACCTGCTCCTCGTCACCGCCGAGGCCAAGCCGTACGCCGACGGCGGCCCCCAGGGCGCCACGCTCCTCGCGTACCCGCTGCGCGGCGGCGCGCCCCGCTGGACCGCGCCGCTCGCCACCGAGGAGCTGTCCGGCGCCGAGCAGAACGGCATGTACGGCGCCGAAGTCGTCCGGCACGGCCGGGTCTACGCCTGGTCCGCGCAGGGCCTGATCGCCCTCGACGCCAGGACGGGCGCACGCGGCGGCAAGGCGTACGACGGCGAACAGTGCCGCAGCGTGATGGCCGTGGGCGAGCAGATCCTGTGCGCGGCCGTGGTGACCGGCAGCTCCGACTTCGAGGACGCCACCGAGGAGGCGGGCACCCGGGTGACCCGGCTCGACGCGCGCACCCTGGCCACCGAGGGCGCGTTCGCCTTCAAGGCGCCGCCGCTGCCGCCGGACGGGATGGCGCCGCCGGACATCGTCGTCAGCGCCGTCGGCCCCGGCAACGCCCTCGCCTACGACACGGCGGGGGCGAAGCTCCTGGTCGCCGAGTCGAAGAAGGGGCGGGTCACCCGCGAGGAGCCGCTGTCCCTCACCGGGGACGGGACCCGGCGGATGCTGTCGTCGGCGCCGCTGCTCATCGGGGAGCGCGCCCTGTTCGCCGACAACACCACCCTGCGCACAGTGCCGCTCACCGCGTCCGGCGAGGTACGCGCCCTGCGGGTGCCGGGCGCGCCGGGCGACCGCGCGCCGAAGCGAGGGAGCGACACCGGCACCGTCATCGCCGACCAGCCGCGGTCGCCGACGGTCCTGCCGCTCGGCGGGGTCGCGACGATCGTGTACGACCAGGGCACGGTCGTCTCCGTCCGCATCCCCTCCTGA
- a CDS encoding protein kinase domain-containing protein: MLEPLTGPPRHVGPYRLLARVGAGGMGEVFLARSRPGTPLVAVKTVRSDLDIDHEFRVRFRREIAAARAVSGPGTAALLDGDAAAEVPWLATEYVAGPALGQTVRRCGPLPAGAVRALGARLAHALGTVHLAQVLHRDLKPGNVLLAPDGPRLIDFGIAQAFDATALTTAGMIVGTPGYLAPEQLLGSHAVVPASDVFALGAVLAYAASGRGPFDDQEIASVIFRITQGDADLSGVPEDDGLRETVAACLAPAPDDRPTAAELAGRLEEPSAAAAVPWPAEVLSLFAEHREAVERCERAAAEGEFAAADTVTGGAPEVGGHPAPLSASVPGPSPSPPAPAARRRWPWIAAAVLAVSAVTLAAVLLPGGGGGDGAGRAPQAAASGGAGGGGARGPLVVSEYGDAHRTGDHGPEGLRAAARPEGWKPWSVARPEGLDDRGDGCVLAGATLVCRDGKGAAAGFDAASGRHRWTTRGFPGRADELTGHHAVPPEAGPEGRAVYVPSELGVTKVDVASGAERWRKPTPTGSGTLALAYADDVVYAVEFRLGGSAPGDAPGSSVVRARAASDGRELWRSKALPKTAGPLVVDGGRVFTALEKGGVVRLDARTGDTARTAAVPCDDLMLRGASALVCWSRASDGVRELDPATLRTRRVVAADVRPSGPRPVLGPRGVLVVASDSPDPDAVIEHELSAYDWRTGKRRWRYGAPNDLATLALAGDRVLSAGAFELRGLRLDGDVDTLRTKEIPKAGATGIADPFATFGKPLYAGGAVFATTAEGKVVSGNAP; this comes from the coding sequence GTGCTCGAACCGCTGACCGGGCCGCCGCGCCACGTCGGCCCGTACCGGCTGCTCGCCCGCGTCGGCGCGGGCGGCATGGGGGAGGTCTTCCTCGCGCGGTCACGGCCGGGCACGCCGCTCGTCGCCGTGAAGACCGTGCGCTCCGACCTCGACATCGACCACGAGTTCCGGGTCCGCTTCCGCCGCGAGATCGCCGCCGCCCGCGCGGTGTCCGGGCCCGGCACCGCGGCGCTCCTCGACGGCGACGCGGCCGCCGAAGTGCCCTGGCTGGCCACGGAGTACGTGGCCGGGCCCGCACTCGGGCAGACCGTGCGGCGGTGCGGCCCGCTGCCCGCAGGCGCGGTGCGCGCGCTCGGCGCCCGGCTCGCGCACGCCCTCGGCACCGTGCACCTCGCGCAGGTCCTGCACCGCGACCTCAAGCCGGGCAACGTCCTGCTCGCCCCGGACGGCCCCCGGCTCATCGACTTCGGCATCGCGCAGGCCTTCGACGCGACGGCGCTCACCACCGCGGGCATGATCGTGGGCACGCCCGGCTACCTGGCACCCGAGCAGCTCCTGGGCAGCCACGCGGTGGTGCCCGCGTCCGACGTGTTCGCGCTCGGGGCGGTCCTCGCGTACGCGGCGAGCGGGCGGGGCCCCTTCGACGACCAGGAGATCGCCTCCGTCATCTTCCGCATCACGCAGGGCGACGCCGATCTGTCCGGGGTGCCTGAGGACGACGGCCTGCGGGAGACCGTGGCGGCCTGTCTCGCGCCCGCGCCCGATGACCGGCCCACCGCCGCGGAGCTTGCGGGCCGCCTGGAGGAGCCGTCGGCCGCGGCCGCTGTGCCCTGGCCGGCCGAGGTCCTGTCCCTCTTCGCCGAGCACCGCGAGGCCGTGGAGCGGTGCGAACGGGCCGCGGCGGAGGGGGAGTTCGCGGCGGCGGACACGGTGACCGGTGGGGCGCCGGAGGTCGGCGGCCACCCCGCGCCGCTGTCGGCCTCCGTGCCGGGACCTTCGCCCAGCCCGCCCGCCCCGGCCGCGCGCCGCCGGTGGCCGTGGATCGCCGCCGCCGTGCTCGCCGTGTCCGCCGTGACGCTCGCCGCCGTACTCCTGCCGGGAGGCGGCGGCGGTGACGGCGCGGGCCGCGCCCCGCAAGCCGCGGCGTCCGGCGGGGCGGGCGGTGGCGGCGCGCGGGGCCCGCTCGTCGTGTCCGAGTACGGCGACGCGCACCGCACCGGCGACCACGGCCCCGAGGGCCTGCGCGCAGCCGCCCGGCCCGAGGGCTGGAAGCCCTGGTCCGTGGCCCGCCCCGAGGGCCTGGACGACCGGGGCGACGGCTGCGTCCTGGCCGGTGCCACGCTGGTGTGCCGCGACGGCAAGGGCGCGGCCGCGGGCTTCGACGCGGCGAGCGGACGGCACCGGTGGACCACGCGCGGCTTCCCCGGCCGCGCGGACGAGCTGACCGGCCACCACGCGGTGCCGCCCGAGGCAGGGCCCGAGGGCCGCGCCGTGTACGTGCCGAGCGAACTCGGCGTCACCAAGGTCGACGTGGCCTCCGGCGCGGAGCGCTGGCGCAAGCCCACGCCCACGGGCTCGGGGACGCTCGCCCTCGCGTACGCCGATGACGTCGTGTACGCCGTCGAGTTCCGCCTCGGCGGCTCCGCACCGGGCGACGCGCCCGGCAGCAGCGTGGTCCGGGCCCGCGCCGCGTCCGACGGCCGCGAGCTGTGGCGGTCGAAGGCGCTGCCCAAGACGGCGGGCCCGCTGGTCGTGGACGGCGGCCGGGTGTTCACGGCCCTGGAGAAGGGCGGTGTCGTCCGCCTGGACGCGAGGACCGGCGACACCGCCCGCACCGCCGCCGTCCCGTGCGACGACCTCATGCTGCGCGGCGCCTCCGCACTGGTGTGCTGGAGCCGGGCGAGCGACGGCGTGCGCGAGCTCGACCCCGCGACCCTGCGCACCCGGCGCGTCGTCGCGGCCGACGTGCGGCCCTCCGGGCCGCGCCCCGTGCTCGGCCCGCGGGGCGTGCTCGTCGTGGCGAGCGACAGCCCCGATCCGGACGCCGTCATCGAACACGAGCTGAGCGCCTACGACTGGCGCACCGGCAAGCGCCGCTGGCGCTACGGCGCCCCGAACGACCTGGCCACCCTGGCGCTCGCGGGCGACCGGGTGCTGTCCGCGGGCGCCTTCGAACTGCGTGGCCTGCGCCTGGACGGCGACGTCGACACCCTGCGCACCAAGGAGATCCCGAAGGCGGGCGCCACCGGCATCGCGGACCCCTTCGCCACGTTCGGAAAGCCGCTCTACGCCGGTGGAGCCGTCTTCGCCACGACCGCCGAGGGGAAGGTCGTCTCCGGGAACGCGCCTTGA
- the glgP gene encoding alpha-glucan family phosphorylase, with protein sequence MKAIRRFTVRPVLPAALAPLSELSRNLRWSWHTGTRDLFRDVDPALWDASGDDPVRLLGSVPAARLAELAADEDFLRRLGESAEDLREYVTGPRWYQERQAESPDDGLPAPGGELPAAVAYFSPEFGVTAALPQYSGGLGILAGDHLKAASDLGVPLIGVGLLYRHGYFRQSLTRDGWQQEHYPLLDPNELPLTLLRETDGSPALVRLALPGGRALRAHVWQAQIGRVPLLMLDSDVEENDPGAREVTDRLYGGGSEHRLLQEMLLGIGGVRAVRAYCRLTGHPAPEVFHTNEGHAGFLGLERVHELVQGGLAFESALESVRGGTVFTTHTPVPAGIDRFDRELVAHHFGPDAELPGIDVELILRLGMETYAGGDANVFNMAVMGLRLARGANGVSTLHGKVSQEMFQGLWPGFDPEEVPIASVTNGVHAPTWVAPEVFRLGARQIGERRTDRALSVGGSERWDAVADIQDSDIWQLRRELRAQLVDEVRRRLHVSWRQRGAATAELGWIDEVLDPDVLTIGFARRVPSYKRLTLMLRDQDRLLELLTHSERPVQIVVAGKAHPADDGGKRLIQDLVRFTDDPRVRHRIVFLPDYGMAMAQKLYAGCDVWLNNPLRPLEACGTSGMKAALNGCLNLSVLDGWWDEWFEPDFGWAIPTADGSATDDHRRDDLEAAALYDLLERRITPRFYENGPEGLPDRWIEMVRRTLTRLGPKVLAGRMVREYVERLYVPAARAHRVLEADAASGFAAWKNRVRAAWPGVAVDHVEATAVGTTAELGATLALRVRVRLGELAPDDVEVQALAGRVDPEDHIADATPVPLKPTGAPDGEGRLLYEGPLALDRTGPFGYTVRILPSHRLLASNAELGLVAVPSEATGEAAGVLMR encoded by the coding sequence GTGAAAGCCATCCGCCGCTTCACCGTACGTCCCGTCCTGCCCGCCGCCCTCGCCCCGCTCAGCGAACTCTCCCGCAATCTGCGCTGGTCCTGGCACACCGGGACCCGTGACCTCTTCCGCGACGTCGACCCCGCCCTGTGGGACGCGTCGGGCGACGACCCCGTGCGCCTGCTCGGCTCCGTGCCCGCCGCCCGCCTCGCCGAGCTCGCCGCCGACGAGGACTTCCTGCGCCGCCTCGGCGAGAGCGCCGAGGACCTGCGTGAATACGTCACCGGACCCCGCTGGTACCAGGAGCGGCAGGCCGAGTCGCCCGACGACGGGCTGCCCGCGCCCGGCGGTGAACTCCCGGCCGCCGTCGCCTACTTCTCGCCCGAGTTCGGCGTCACGGCCGCCCTCCCGCAGTACTCCGGAGGCCTCGGCATCCTCGCGGGCGACCACCTGAAGGCGGCCAGCGACCTCGGCGTGCCCCTCATCGGCGTCGGACTGCTCTACCGGCACGGCTACTTCCGGCAGTCCCTCACCCGCGACGGCTGGCAGCAGGAGCACTACCCGCTGCTCGACCCGAACGAGTTGCCCCTGACCCTGCTGCGGGAGACCGACGGCAGCCCCGCCCTGGTGCGGCTCGCGCTGCCCGGCGGCCGGGCCCTGCGCGCCCACGTCTGGCAGGCGCAGATCGGCCGCGTGCCGCTGCTGATGCTGGACTCGGACGTCGAGGAGAACGACCCCGGCGCCCGCGAGGTCACCGACCGGCTCTACGGCGGCGGCAGCGAGCACCGGCTGCTCCAGGAGATGCTGCTCGGCATCGGCGGCGTGCGCGCCGTGCGCGCCTACTGCCGCCTGACCGGGCACCCCGCCCCCGAGGTCTTCCACACCAACGAGGGCCACGCGGGCTTCCTCGGCCTGGAGCGCGTCCACGAACTGGTCCAGGGCGGGCTCGCCTTCGAGAGCGCCCTGGAGTCGGTGCGCGGCGGCACCGTCTTCACCACCCACACGCCGGTGCCCGCCGGGATCGACCGCTTCGACCGCGAGCTGGTCGCCCACCACTTCGGCCCCGACGCCGAACTGCCCGGCATCGACGTCGAGCTGATACTGCGCCTCGGCATGGAGACCTACGCGGGCGGCGACGCCAACGTGTTCAACATGGCCGTGATGGGGCTGCGCCTGGCCCGCGGCGCCAACGGCGTCTCCACGCTGCACGGCAAGGTCAGCCAGGAGATGTTCCAGGGCCTGTGGCCCGGGTTCGACCCCGAGGAGGTGCCGATCGCCTCCGTCACCAACGGCGTGCACGCGCCCACCTGGGTGGCCCCCGAGGTGTTCCGGCTCGGCGCCCGGCAGATCGGCGAGCGCCGCACCGACCGGGCCCTGTCCGTCGGCGGCTCCGAGCGCTGGGACGCCGTCGCCGACATCCAGGACTCCGACATCTGGCAGCTCCGCCGCGAGCTGCGCGCCCAGCTGGTGGACGAGGTGCGCCGCCGTCTGCACGTGTCCTGGCGGCAGCGCGGCGCCGCCACCGCCGAACTCGGCTGGATCGACGAGGTCCTCGACCCGGACGTCCTCACCATCGGCTTCGCGCGCCGCGTCCCCTCGTACAAGCGTCTGACGCTGATGCTGCGCGACCAGGACCGGCTCCTGGAGCTGCTCACGCACTCCGAGCGGCCGGTGCAGATCGTCGTCGCGGGCAAGGCGCACCCGGCCGACGACGGCGGCAAGCGGCTCATCCAGGACCTGGTGCGCTTCACCGACGACCCGCGGGTGCGGCACCGCATCGTGTTCCTGCCCGACTACGGCATGGCGATGGCCCAGAAGCTGTACGCGGGCTGCGACGTGTGGCTGAACAATCCGCTTCGCCCCCTGGAGGCGTGCGGCACCTCCGGCATGAAGGCCGCGCTCAACGGCTGCCTCAACCTGTCGGTCCTGGACGGCTGGTGGGACGAATGGTTCGAGCCCGACTTCGGCTGGGCGATCCCCACGGCCGACGGCTCGGCCACCGACGACCACCGCCGCGACGACCTGGAGGCGGCCGCCCTGTACGACCTCCTGGAGCGGCGGATCACTCCCCGCTTCTACGAGAACGGGCCCGAAGGCCTTCCCGACCGGTGGATCGAGATGGTGCGGCGCACCCTGACCCGGCTCGGCCCGAAGGTCCTCGCCGGACGCATGGTGCGCGAGTACGTGGAGCGCCTGTACGTGCCCGCCGCGCGCGCCCACCGCGTGCTCGAAGCGGACGCCGCCTCGGGGTTCGCCGCCTGGAAGAACCGCGTCCGCGCGGCCTGGCCCGGCGTCGCCGTCGACCACGTCGAGGCCACGGCCGTGGGCACCACCGCGGAGCTGGGCGCGACCCTCGCCCTGCGGGTGCGCGTGCGCCTCGGCGAGCTGGCGCCCGACGACGTCGAGGTGCAGGCCCTCGCGGGCCGCGTCGACCCCGAGGACCACATCGCGGACGCCACCCCGGTGCCGCTGAAGCCCACCGGCGCCCCCGACGGCGAGGGCCGCCTGCTGTACGAGGGCCCCCTGGCCCTGGACCGCACCGGCCCCTTCGGCTACACGGTCCGCATCCTCCCGTCCCACCGCCTCCTGGCCAGCAACGCGGAACTGGGCCTGGTGGCGGTCCCGTCAGAGGCGACGGGCGAGGCGGCGGGCGTCTTGATGCGCTGA
- a CDS encoding M4 family metallopeptidase — MTPHISKRSTLAIATAVAAGALLTAGMTTGASAQPDTARAAAPAPAAATAPLSASARADLLQGAEDKAAATADRIGLGAKEKLVVRDVVKDRDGTTHTRYERTYAGLPVLGGDLVVHTAKDGSVKGVSKATKAAIKVASTDAKLAPKSVAAAAKSTAAKTGDTAKADPRAPRKVVWAADGKPTLAYETVVTGVQKDGTPSELHVITDAATGKKLYQHQAIETGTGNSQYSGKVTVGSVKSGSTFQLTDSGRGNHKTLDLNHGSSGGKLYTDADDVWGTGKPSNTQTAAVDAAYGAGLTWDYYKNVHGRSGIKGDGKGATSRVHYGNAYVNAFWQDSCFCMTYGDGEGNAKPLTSIDVAAHEMTHGVTSATGNMEYSGESGGLNEATSDIFAAAVEFKANNALDKGDYLVGEKIDINGDGTPLRYMDKPSKDGSSLDYWSSNAGNVDVHYSSGIANHFFYLLSEGSGKKTINGVAYDSPTKDGSKVTGIGRDKAEKIWFKALTSYFTSTTNYAQARKDTVKAASDLYGANSAEAKAVAAAWTGVNVK, encoded by the coding sequence GTGACCCCCCACATATCGAAGCGTTCCACCCTGGCCATCGCCACCGCCGTCGCCGCCGGAGCGCTGCTCACCGCCGGAATGACCACCGGCGCTTCCGCACAGCCCGACACCGCCAGAGCCGCCGCCCCGGCCCCCGCCGCGGCCACCGCCCCGCTCTCCGCCTCCGCCCGCGCCGACCTGCTCCAGGGCGCCGAGGACAAGGCCGCGGCCACCGCGGACCGCATCGGCCTCGGCGCGAAGGAGAAGCTGGTCGTCCGCGACGTCGTCAAGGACCGCGACGGCACCACCCACACGCGCTACGAGCGCACCTACGCCGGACTTCCCGTCCTCGGCGGCGACCTCGTCGTCCACACCGCGAAGGACGGCTCGGTCAAGGGCGTCAGCAAGGCGACCAAGGCCGCCATCAAGGTCGCGTCCACCGACGCGAAGCTGGCCCCGAAGTCCGTGGCCGCCGCCGCCAAGTCGACGGCCGCGAAGACCGGCGACACCGCCAAGGCCGACCCGCGCGCACCGCGCAAGGTCGTCTGGGCCGCCGACGGCAAGCCCACGCTCGCCTACGAGACGGTCGTCACCGGCGTGCAGAAGGACGGCACGCCGAGCGAGCTGCACGTCATCACCGACGCGGCCACCGGCAAGAAGCTGTACCAGCACCAGGCCATCGAGACCGGCACCGGCAACAGCCAGTACAGCGGCAAGGTCACGGTCGGCTCCGTCAAGAGCGGCAGCACCTTCCAGCTCACCGACTCCGGGCGCGGCAACCACAAGACCCTGGACCTGAACCACGGCTCCAGCGGCGGCAAGCTCTACACCGACGCCGACGACGTCTGGGGCACCGGCAAGCCCTCCAACACCCAGACCGCCGCCGTCGACGCCGCCTACGGCGCGGGCCTCACCTGGGACTACTACAAGAACGTGCACGGCCGCAGCGGCATCAAGGGCGACGGCAAGGGCGCCACGTCCCGCGTGCACTACGGCAACGCCTACGTCAACGCGTTCTGGCAGGACTCCTGCTTCTGCATGACGTACGGCGACGGCGAGGGCAACGCCAAGCCCCTGACCTCCATCGACGTGGCCGCCCACGAGATGACCCACGGCGTCACCTCGGCCACCGGCAACATGGAGTACAGCGGTGAGTCCGGCGGCCTGAACGAGGCCACCAGCGATATCTTCGCCGCCGCCGTCGAGTTCAAGGCGAACAACGCCCTGGACAAGGGCGACTACCTCGTCGGCGAGAAGATCGACATCAACGGCGACGGCACCCCGCTGCGCTACATGGACAAGCCCTCCAAGGACGGCTCGTCCCTCGACTACTGGAGCAGCAACGCCGGCAACGTCGACGTCCACTACTCCTCCGGCATCGCCAACCACTTCTTCTACCTGCTGAGCGAGGGCAGCGGGAAGAAGACGATCAACGGTGTGGCGTACGACAGCCCGACCAAGGACGGCTCCAAGGTCACCGGCATCGGGCGCGACAAGGCCGAGAAGATCTGGTTCAAGGCCCTGACGTCGTACTTCACCTCGACCACGAACTACGCGCAGGCGCGCAAGGACACCGTGAAGGCCGCGAGCGACCTGTACGGCGCGAACTCCGCCGAGGCGAAGGCGGTTGCCGCCGCCTGGACCGGAGTGAACGTCAAGTAA
- a CDS encoding M4 family metallopeptidase, whose amino-acid sequence MSTSPTPRRTPARRRATAIGAFVAAAALLGVTVQATTASADQASSGTKADAGALPQQLSPSQRAELIRAADATTAATAERIGLGAKEKLVVRDVIKDRDGTTHTRYERTYAGLPVLGGDLVVATDKSGTVKDVNRASKARLAGTGTSADVKAASAEKQALGASKADGSTKLKTSQEPRKVVWLADAKGGAPKLAYETVVGGLQEDGTPNELHVVTDARTGKKLGEWQGVHQGTGNTQYSGQVPLTTQQSGSQYTLTDTARGNHQTRNLNRGTSGSGTLFSGPDDVWGNGQASNAETAGADAHYGAALTWDYYKNVHGRNGIRNDGRGASSRVHYGNNYVNAFWQDSCFCMTYGDGSGNAKPLTSIDVAAHEMTHGVTAATGNMQYSREPGGLNEATSDIFAAAVEFNAKNASDVGDYLVGEKIDIRGNGTPLRYMDKPSKDGRSLDNWSSSAGNVDVHYSSGIANHFFYLLSEGSGAKVINGVSYNSPTYDNKPVTGIGIDKAAKIWFRALTTKFTTTTNYAAARTGTLAATGELYGTSSPEYTAVANAWAAVNVGARP is encoded by the coding sequence TTGAGCACATCCCCCACACCCCGTAGAACCCCCGCCCGTCGGCGTGCCACCGCCATCGGCGCCTTCGTCGCCGCCGCCGCGCTGCTCGGCGTGACCGTCCAGGCCACCACCGCGTCGGCCGACCAGGCGTCGTCCGGGACCAAGGCCGACGCCGGCGCCCTGCCGCAGCAGCTCTCCCCGTCCCAGCGGGCCGAGCTGATCCGCGCGGCGGACGCCACCACCGCCGCGACCGCCGAGCGCATCGGCCTCGGCGCGAAGGAGAAGCTGGTCGTCCGCGATGTCATCAAGGACCGCGACGGCACCACCCACACGCGCTACGAGCGCACCTACGCCGGGCTCCCCGTCCTCGGCGGCGACCTCGTCGTCGCCACCGACAAGTCGGGCACGGTCAAGGACGTCAACCGCGCCTCCAAGGCCCGCCTCGCGGGCACCGGCACGAGCGCCGACGTCAAGGCGGCGAGCGCCGAGAAGCAGGCGCTCGGCGCCTCGAAGGCGGACGGCTCCACGAAGCTCAAGACGTCCCAGGAGCCCCGCAAGGTCGTCTGGCTCGCCGACGCCAAGGGCGGCGCCCCGAAGCTCGCGTACGAGACCGTGGTCGGCGGCCTCCAGGAGGACGGCACGCCCAACGAGCTGCACGTGGTGACCGACGCCAGGACCGGCAAGAAGCTCGGCGAGTGGCAGGGCGTCCACCAGGGCACCGGCAACACGCAGTACAGCGGCCAGGTCCCGCTCACCACGCAGCAGTCGGGCTCGCAGTACACGCTCACCGACACGGCGCGCGGCAACCACCAGACGCGCAACCTCAACCGCGGCACGTCCGGCTCGGGCACCCTCTTCAGCGGCCCGGACGACGTCTGGGGCAACGGCCAGGCCTCCAACGCCGAGACCGCGGGCGCGGACGCCCACTACGGCGCGGCCCTGACCTGGGACTACTACAAGAACGTGCACGGCCGCAACGGCATCAGGAACGACGGCCGCGGCGCCTCCTCACGCGTGCACTACGGCAACAACTACGTCAACGCGTTCTGGCAGGACTCCTGCTTCTGCATGACGTACGGCGACGGCTCGGGCAACGCCAAGCCGCTGACGTCGATCGACGTGGCCGCGCACGAGATGACCCACGGCGTCACCGCCGCGACCGGCAACATGCAGTACAGCCGCGAGCCCGGCGGCCTGAACGAGGCGACCAGCGATATCTTCGCCGCCGCCGTCGAGTTCAACGCCAAGAACGCGAGCGACGTCGGCGACTACCTCGTCGGCGAGAAGATCGACATCCGGGGCAACGGCACTCCGCTGCGCTACATGGACAAGCCCTCCAAGGACGGCCGTTCGCTGGACAACTGGAGCAGCAGCGCGGGCAACGTGGACGTGCACTACTCCTCGGGCATCGCCAACCACTTCTTCTACCTGCTGAGCGAGGGCAGCGGCGCGAAGGTCATCAACGGCGTCTCGTACAACTCGCCGACGTATGACAACAAGCCTGTGACCGGAATAGGCATCGACAAGGCCGCCAAGATCTGGTTCAGGGCCCTCACCACGAAGTTCACCACGACCACCAACTACGCGGCGGCGCGCACCGGCACGCTGGCCGCGACCGGCGAGCTGTACGGCACGTCGAGCCCCGAGTACACCGCGGTCGCCAACGCCTGGGCGGCCGTCAACGTCGGCGCACGCCCCTAG